A region of Gloeocapsa sp. PCC 73106 DNA encodes the following proteins:
- the recN gene encoding DNA repair protein RecN encodes MLDSLRIKNFALIDYLELELGPGLNVLTGETGAGKSIVLDAIDVVLGGKVNQRLVRQGEQRALIEAIFRPDIQTQKWFQEQELDPLEEDTVVCSREIIIAKDNLRSRFRVNGVLVNRQLVLQIRDRLLEITAQGQTVELMIPEKQRQLLDLYGGVELIAQRERVSSAYDICQKLTQSLAKRRQSEQERLQRLDLIRYQSQELTAVGLTDGEELEQLEQTKERLAHVVELQQLSYQLYQLLYQNERGERAASDFLGDAEVILKDMLKYDGNLESLWEMVSNALTQVVEAGQQIQVYGESLEADPHYLEQVEERIQQLKRICRKYGPSLAEVLAYAENLARELEEINEDSQSLETLEQEYTKAQADLTQACSALTLLRQEAASKLEEQLTKELKPLGMEKVVFACRIFSASINGTGGDQVVYYFSPNPGEKIQPLSLTASGGEMSRFLLALKTCFVNAKIGSKTLIFDEIDVGVSGKVAQAIANQLHSLSHIHQVLCVTHQPLIAAMADIHFRVEKQIVQEQDLRTVVRVFNLSNHQQRREELAQLSGGQADQDAITFADSLLAQAQIRRATMIKKY; translated from the coding sequence ATGCTTGATTCTCTGAGGATTAAAAATTTCGCTCTAATTGACTATTTAGAGCTAGAGTTGGGTCCTGGCTTAAATGTACTCACGGGTGAAACTGGAGCGGGTAAATCGATTGTTTTAGACGCCATTGACGTAGTTTTAGGAGGTAAAGTTAATCAACGCTTGGTAAGACAGGGTGAACAACGAGCGCTAATCGAAGCAATTTTTAGACCAGATATACAGACACAGAAATGGTTTCAAGAACAAGAACTCGATCCTCTAGAAGAAGATACGGTAGTTTGTAGCCGAGAAATAATTATAGCTAAAGATAATTTACGCTCTCGCTTTCGAGTTAATGGAGTACTAGTTAATCGTCAGTTAGTTTTGCAGATACGCGATCGCCTTTTGGAAATCACTGCTCAAGGACAAACGGTAGAGTTGATGATCCCAGAAAAACAGCGACAGTTGCTGGATTTATACGGAGGTGTAGAGTTAATCGCCCAAAGGGAAAGAGTAAGTTCTGCTTATGATATTTGTCAAAAACTGACTCAGAGTTTAGCAAAAAGACGGCAATCGGAACAAGAACGCTTACAAAGACTAGATTTAATTAGATATCAGTCACAAGAATTAACCGCGGTGGGTTTAACCGATGGGGAGGAACTCGAACAACTCGAACAAACCAAGGAACGTTTAGCGCACGTGGTAGAATTGCAGCAATTAAGTTATCAACTCTATCAATTACTCTATCAAAACGAACGAGGCGAAAGAGCGGCTTCAGATTTCTTGGGAGATGCTGAGGTGATACTTAAAGATATGCTTAAGTATGATGGTAATCTAGAATCTCTTTGGGAAATGGTGAGCAATGCTTTGACTCAAGTAGTGGAAGCAGGACAGCAAATACAGGTTTATGGTGAAAGCTTAGAAGCCGATCCTCATTATTTAGAACAAGTAGAGGAGAGAATTCAACAGCTAAAACGTATTTGCCGTAAGTATGGACCAAGTTTAGCCGAAGTTTTAGCCTACGCGGAGAATCTAGCGAGGGAACTAGAAGAAATTAACGAAGACAGTCAGAGTCTGGAAACTCTAGAACAAGAATATACCAAAGCTCAAGCTGATCTAACCCAAGCTTGTAGCGCCCTGACCTTACTTAGACAAGAAGCGGCGAGTAAATTAGAAGAACAACTGACTAAGGAACTTAAACCCCTAGGTATGGAAAAAGTGGTTTTTGCTTGTCGTATTTTTAGCGCTTCTATCAATGGTACGGGTGGAGATCAAGTTGTGTACTATTTTAGTCCTAATCCGGGAGAGAAAATACAACCATTGTCTCTGACAGCTTCAGGAGGTGAAATGAGCAGGTTTTTACTCGCCCTGAAGACTTGCTTTGTCAATGCAAAAATCGGTAGTAAAACGCTGATTTTCGACGAGATTGACGTGGGAGTATCGGGAAAAGTGGCTCAGGCGATCGCTAATCAATTACATTCTCTGAGTCACATACATCAGGTTTTATGCGTTACTCATCAACCCTTAATAGCTGCTATGGCTGATATTCACTTTCGAGTAGAAAAACAGATTGTCCAGGAGCAGGATTTACGTACTGTAGTGCGTGTTTTTAATTTGAGCAATCATCAACAAAGAAGAGAGGAATTAGCTCAACTCAGTGGAGGACAAGCGGATCAAGATGCGATCACTTTTGCTGACTCTCTTTTAGCTCAAGCTCAAATTAGACGCGCAACAATGATTAAAAAGTATTAG
- a CDS encoding AarF/ABC1/UbiB kinase family protein has product MSPQTISTPIEFYPIRTRKTHIENLGPVDNAEPESWRYQPEKINAYYRSRPLAVIARFSKICLTFGWFFFSLWWDKISGKSNIKQKIRAVSLRKIITELGPTYIKIGQALSTRPDLVPPVYLEELTQLQDQLPSFPNEVAYKFIEEELGAPPEQIYAELSPQPIAAASLGQVYKAKLKTGETVAVKVQRPDLIRRITLDIYIMRLLATWAKQNFSWLRSDLVGITDELASRIFEEIDYGQEGRNAERFAQLYGKLPEIYVPRIYWEYTGRRVLTMEWINGTKLTNIQAIQAQGIDATHLVEVGVECSLRQLLEHGFFHADPHPGNLLAMPDGRLAYLDFGMMSEIKPYQRYGLIEAVVHLVNRDFEALAQDYIKLEFLTPDTDLTPIVPALTQVFNNALGASVAELNFKSITDQMSAMMYEFPFRVPAYYALIIRSMVTLEGIAIGIDPEFKVLSKAYPYVAKRLLTDPAPELRASLKDLLFKDGSFRWNRLENLLRNARISQDYDFDQVIDQGIEFLFSERGAFIRDRLANEIVNVVDIWGRRTWFNWSTLVRQQVGIAVTETQEQLPNNTQTAEHVRNIVAILRDTPGFEPIKLVNLLNKIISKSETQQLGQKVVEGLAQKAAARLIRQLFIEGDNLIIYNPTKSTLPSAALR; this is encoded by the coding sequence ATGAGTCCACAAACCATATCCACACCCATAGAATTCTACCCGATCAGAACCCGTAAAACCCACATAGAAAACTTGGGTCCAGTGGATAACGCCGAGCCTGAAAGTTGGCGCTACCAACCGGAGAAAATTAACGCTTACTATCGTTCTCGTCCTTTGGCTGTTATAGCCAGATTTAGCAAAATTTGTTTAACGTTTGGCTGGTTTTTTTTCAGTCTGTGGTGGGATAAAATCAGCGGCAAATCGAACATCAAACAAAAAATACGAGCAGTTAGCCTAAGAAAAATTATAACAGAACTAGGACCTACCTACATTAAGATTGGACAAGCTTTATCAACTCGTCCTGATCTAGTACCTCCGGTTTATCTGGAAGAACTAACGCAACTGCAGGATCAACTTCCCTCCTTTCCTAACGAAGTAGCCTATAAATTTATTGAAGAAGAATTAGGGGCGCCTCCAGAGCAAATCTACGCCGAATTATCCCCTCAACCTATCGCCGCGGCTTCTTTGGGACAGGTGTACAAAGCCAAACTGAAAACTGGTGAAACCGTAGCGGTAAAAGTGCAGCGTCCGGATTTAATTCGTCGTATTACCTTAGATATATACATTATGCGTTTGCTAGCTACCTGGGCGAAGCAGAACTTCAGTTGGCTACGCTCTGACTTAGTGGGGATTACTGACGAATTAGCCTCAAGAATCTTTGAAGAGATTGACTATGGACAAGAAGGACGCAACGCCGAGAGATTTGCTCAGCTTTATGGTAAATTGCCAGAAATCTACGTTCCTCGGATTTATTGGGAATATACCGGACGTCGGGTGTTAACCATGGAGTGGATTAACGGCACTAAGTTAACTAATATTCAAGCCATTCAAGCCCAAGGTATTGACGCCACTCATCTAGTGGAAGTGGGGGTAGAGTGTTCTCTACGTCAGTTATTAGAGCATGGGTTCTTTCACGCTGATCCTCATCCAGGGAACCTGTTAGCTATGCCCGATGGAAGATTAGCTTATCTCGACTTTGGTATGATGAGTGAGATCAAACCCTACCAACGTTATGGTTTAATAGAAGCAGTAGTACACTTGGTCAACCGTGATTTTGAAGCCTTGGCTCAAGATTATATCAAGTTAGAATTTTTAACCCCTGATACGGATTTGACTCCTATTGTTCCGGCTTTAACTCAGGTATTTAATAACGCTTTAGGAGCTAGCGTAGCGGAATTAAACTTTAAAAGTATTACTGATCAAATGTCAGCGATGATGTATGAGTTTCCCTTTAGGGTTCCCGCTTATTACGCTCTAATCATTCGCTCGATGGTAACTCTAGAGGGGATTGCTATCGGTATCGATCCCGAGTTCAAAGTACTCAGTAAAGCTTATCCCTACGTCGCTAAACGATTACTCACAGATCCAGCGCCAGAATTGCGCGCGTCGTTGAAAGATTTGTTGTTTAAAGACGGGAGTTTTCGCTGGAATCGCCTGGAAAACTTGCTGCGTAACGCTCGGATTTCCCAAGACTACGATTTTGATCAAGTTATAGACCAAGGTATAGAATTCCTGTTTTCAGAAAGGGGAGCATTCATTCGCGATCGCCTAGCCAATGAAATCGTTAACGTAGTGGACATTTGGGGACGTCGTACCTGGTTCAACTGGTCTACTTTGGTGCGTCAGCAAGTGGGCATAGCCGTTACTGAAACACAAGAACAACTTCCAAATAATACTCAAACCGCAGAGCACGTGCGCAATATTGTGGCCATTTTGAGAGATACACCGGGTTTCGAACCAATAAAACTAGTTAATTTGTTGAATAAAATAATTAGCAAATCAGAAACTCAACAATTAGGTCAAAAAGTGGTAGAAGGATTAGCTCAAAAAGCCGCAGCTCGTCTAATTCGTCAACTCTTTATCGAAGGAGACAATCTGATCATTTATAATCCTACCAAATCAACTTTACCATCAGCGGCTTTACGTTGA